In the Leguminivora glycinivorella isolate SPB_JAAS2020 chromosome 14, LegGlyc_1.1, whole genome shotgun sequence genome, one interval contains:
- the LOC125233179 gene encoding Usher syndrome type-1G protein homolog isoform X2, with protein sequence MTTDRFHKAAKDGLLEVLREATRKECNNKDESGMTPTLWAAFEGHVEALRLLCGRGGEPDKADYFGNTALHLASARGHKECVTFLVNFGANVYTMDVDGHTAQELAAINGRDDILRFLDQATAKLENNDKKKAKSMKEKAKKDHEKSHKQYQKRQSKAEIMAEKELKKLAKEWDQGYNEDVSTMPHRPSTVLMALKQKMTRSTSQGNLLADEQPRPTYSALVGTVNSGARGRGAVYKKALASKLKNGTVGRAGPTDDFKVGEVEHGGRRSVTSLSGVRRDSEVMYVGTFGAGPQARGELNNVFQQAQTERQPLTRSLSQPDFTAAQGEDSGIGQEVLLQEPASIFDRPGFGSVAFRRSITATLGALPAGGAPGEDMSIGSAGSLAARHAYQPAEWNSAQSESSTITSDEEGEADDSGYASLERFLTAWGLAQYVQKLKDEQIDLDALMLLTESDMKSLGLPLGPYRKLVTAVQERKQALSNPGVIIDSAI encoded by the exons GGCGGCCAAAGACGGCCTGCTGGAGGTGCTTCGCGAGGCGACGCGCAAGGAATGCAATAACAAGGACGAGTCTGGCATGACGCCCACCCTGTGGGCCGCTTTTGAGGGCCACGTGGAAGCGCTGCGGCTGCTGTGTGGCCGAGG AGGAGAACCCGACAAAGCAGATTACTTCGGTAACACAGCGCTGCACCTCGCCTCCGCGCGGGGCCACAAGGAATGCGTCACGTTCCTGGTGAACTTCGGGGCGAATGTGTACACCATGGACGTGGACGGACACACGGCGCAG GAACTCGCGGCCATCAACGGGAGGGACGACATACTGAGGTTCCTGGATCAGGCCACGGCTAAGTTGGAGAATAACGATAA aaaaaaggcGAAATCCATGAAAGAGAAAGCTAAGAAAGACCACGAAAAATCTCATAAACAATACCAAAAGCGACAGAGCAAAGCTGAGATTATGGCTGAGAAGGAACTAAAGAAGTTGGCGAAGGAGTGGGACCAGGGGTACAACGAGGATGTGTCCACAATGCCCCATAGGCCCAGCACCGTGCTCATGGCACTCAAGCAGAAGATGACCAGGTCCACAAGTCAGG GTAACTTACTCGCCGACGAGCAGCCCCGACCAACGTACAGTGCCTTAGTCGGGACAGTAAACTCCGGCGCCCGCGGTCGCGGTGCTGTTTACAAGAAGGCTTTGGCTAGCAAGCTGAAGAACGGCACTGTGGGTCGCGCTGGGCCCACTGATGATTTCAAG gTTGGTGAGGTGGAGCACGGCGGCCGGCGATCCGTGACGTCACTGAGCGGCGTGAGGCGCGACTCTGAGGTCATGTACGTGGGGACCTTCGGCGCCGGCCCTCAGGCTCGCGGCGAACTCAACAACGTGTTCCAACAAGCGCAGACGGAGCGACAACCACTTACTAG ATCACTGAGCCAGCCTGATTTTACAGCGGCACAAGGGGAAGACAGCGGCATCGGCCAGGAGGTTCTACTGCAGGAACCCGCCAGCATATTCGACCGCCCTGGATTCGGGAGCGTCGCTTTCCG GCGATCAATAACAGCAACACTAGGAGCACTTCCCGCGGGCGGAGCACCAGGCGAAGACATGTCCATCGGATCCGCGGGCTCACTGGCCGCGCGCCACGCCTACCAACCAGCTGAATGGAACTCCGCGCAGTCAG AGAGCTCAACAATAACATCCGACGAAGAAGGCGAAGCAGATGACTCGGGATACGCATCTCTCGAGCGTTTCCTCACAGCGTGGGGCCTCGCGCAATACGTGCAGAAACTGAAGGACGAGCAGATCGACCTGGACGCGCTCATGCTGCTGACCGAGAGCGACATGAAGTCACTGGGCCTACCGCTCGGCCCTTACAGGAAACTGGTCACCGCCGTGCAGGAGAGGAAACAGGCGCTCAGCAATCCGGGCGTTATTATTGATTCGGCTATTTAA
- the LOC125233179 gene encoding Usher syndrome type-1G protein homolog isoform X1 → MTTDRFHKAAKDGLLEVLREATRKECNNKDESGMTPTLWAAFEGHVEALRLLCGRGGEPDKADYFGNTALHLASARGHKECVTFLVNFGANVYTMDVDGHTAQELAAINGRDDILRFLDQATAKLENNDKKKAKSMKEKAKKDHEKSHKQYQKRQSKAEIMAEKELKKLAKEWDQGYNEDVSTMPHRPSTVLMALKQKMTRSTSQGNLLADEQPRPTYSALVGTVNSGARGRGAVYKKALASKLKNGTVGRAGPTDDFKVGEVEHGGRRSVTSLSGVRRDSEVMYVGTFGAGPQARGELNNVFQQAQTERQPLTRSLSQPDFTAAQGEDSGIGQEVLLQEPASIFDRPGFGSVAFRRSITATLGALPAGGAPGEDMSIGSAGSLAARHAYQPAEWNSAQSESSTITSDEEGEADDSGYASLERFLTAWGLAQYVQKLKDEQIDLDALMLLTESDMKSLGLPLGPYRKLVTAVQERKQALSNPGVIIDSAI, encoded by the exons GGCGGCCAAAGACGGCCTGCTGGAGGTGCTTCGCGAGGCGACGCGCAAGGAATGCAATAACAAGGACGAGTCTGGCATGACGCCCACCCTGTGGGCCGCTTTTGAGGGCCACGTGGAAGCGCTGCGGCTGCTGTGTGGCCGAGG AGGAGAACCCGACAAAGCAGATTACTTCGGTAACACAGCGCTGCACCTCGCCTCCGCGCGGGGCCACAAGGAATGCGTCACGTTCCTGGTGAACTTCGGGGCGAATGTGTACACCATGGACGTGGACGGACACACGGCGCAGGAACTCGCGGCCATCAACGGGAGGGACGACATACTGAGGTTCCTGGATCAGGCTACAGCGAAGTTGGAGAATAACGATAA aaaaaaggcGAAATCCATGAAAGAGAAAGCTAAGAAAGACCACGAAAAATCTCATAAACAATACCAAAAGCGACAGAGCAAAGCTGAGATTATGGCTGAGAAGGAACTAAAGAAGTTGGCGAAGGAGTGGGACCAGGGGTACAACGAGGATGTGTCCACAATGCCCCATAGGCCCAGCACCGTGCTCATGGCACTCAAGCAGAAGATGACCAGGTCCACAAGTCAGG GTAACTTACTCGCCGACGAGCAGCCCCGACCAACGTACAGTGCCTTAGTCGGGACAGTAAACTCCGGCGCCCGCGGTCGCGGTGCTGTTTACAAGAAGGCTTTGGCTAGCAAGCTGAAGAACGGCACTGTGGGTCGCGCTGGGCCCACTGATGATTTCAAG gTTGGTGAGGTGGAGCACGGCGGCCGGCGATCCGTGACGTCACTGAGCGGCGTGAGGCGCGACTCTGAGGTCATGTACGTGGGGACCTTCGGCGCCGGCCCTCAGGCTCGCGGCGAACTCAACAACGTGTTCCAACAAGCGCAGACGGAGCGACAACCACTTACTAG ATCACTGAGCCAGCCTGATTTTACAGCGGCACAAGGGGAAGACAGCGGCATCGGCCAGGAGGTTCTACTGCAGGAACCCGCCAGCATATTCGACCGCCCTGGATTCGGGAGCGTCGCTTTCCG GCGATCAATAACAGCAACACTAGGAGCACTTCCCGCGGGCGGAGCACCAGGCGAAGACATGTCCATCGGATCCGCGGGCTCACTGGCCGCGCGCCACGCCTACCAACCAGCTGAATGGAACTCCGCGCAGTCAG AGAGCTCAACAATAACATCCGACGAAGAAGGCGAAGCAGATGACTCGGGATACGCATCTCTCGAGCGTTTCCTCACAGCGTGGGGCCTCGCGCAATACGTGCAGAAACTGAAGGACGAGCAGATCGACCTGGACGCGCTCATGCTGCTGACCGAGAGCGACATGAAGTCACTGGGCCTACCGCTCGGCCCTTACAGGAAACTGGTCACCGCCGTGCAGGAGAGGAAACAGGCGCTCAGCAATCCGGGCGTTATTATTGATTCGGCTATTTAA